The sequence below is a genomic window from Glycine max cultivar Williams 82 chromosome 20, Glycine_max_v4.0, whole genome shotgun sequence.
CATCAGCCTTTTCTTCAACACTTAATTTCTCAATAAGACCAGCTGCATCAGCTGATTCCTTCTCATCCTCTGCCTTCTGGGATTCAGCAACTTCTTGGAATGTTTCCATGAAGCTTTTGCAATCTAACAAAGACAAGGCAACagaaaatgattaaatatagATAGCTAAAATTATGGCAAGCacaacaattttatttgtcCAGGGAGAAAAATATGTTCCATTATAAAACAATCCCTCAGCCAAATGGAGAATAGGAAAGAACATCAGGAAAAAAAGAGATGTTCACAGGCACATCATTGTCTAGCTCATCCAGACTTTGGAAAAGAACTTGAAATTGATAATGATAACAAGTACACTCTTAGTCCTTGAAATTGCAGAGAGGGTGAATGCATAAGATCAACTAAAGCAATATGCATCCAGCCAAATTACTAGTAACTGGAATATAAAATGATCCAaagtctttttattattttattacacaTGTCATTGTGATGTTGAAGTCTTTTTTCAGAACCAAAGATCATGTAACACATCACACAAGTAACAGTACATCAAAAGATTGAAAGGAAATTCTTACAAGTGAGTTACCATATGCAGATAATCATGTCATATCACGGATTAAAAGAGCTTCCAAAATTTAAGAAAACTCAAAATCTTAAGAGATATCAATCATTAATTCGAAGTTTAAAAATCAATGAAACAAGGGCAAGTTgaaatctatttttctttatctgaaCCATGATACACACAAACCCCATTGCCTAATGATTTACTAAATTGACAGTAAAACAGTTTCCTACAACTCATATGGTTGACTCAGGTCAGATATTCATTATCCACTTAAAAATCTAAAGGATATCACGAGTAAATGTCGTGAGGAAGTGATTCTACTAGGAAGGAACcacatcatataattttttttaataattgaagcCTTTCAAAAGCATTGTAAACATGTAACTGTCAAGGCCAGAAACTATACCAAGTCATTTTTGCTCACTTAACCACTTCACTGAGATTTTATTTGAAACTGGGAATATGTGCAGATAATTTCACTAAATTAAGAGTTCAAGACAATTCACAACATGTACACTCTATCAAAAAACCTACAGCCAAACTATGCAGGAGAACAGATATCAAATTGAACAGAGGATGGGATTCTTAGTGGCACATGACAAAGCTAGTCAAGTCACTTCACCTTCCTCAAAATCAACTTCAATATCTGTGATCCTTTTTCTATGAAATCTTGCAAGCAAAGACAAGTTTACAATACAGTTGGATAGACAAGGTCCCCTAGCTAAAATTTCCCAGCTCCCAAAACTGTGAATGCATACTTCAAACCCTGAACTCAACAGAAGACTAAATACAAACTTTACAATGCAAGTGTGTTAGTAGAGATGCATCAAATGCAAATTTATTGATGTTTGAAAGAGCCAGTGGGTgcaaaacaaaactgtgcttaGTTGGTCTATTAAACAGAGAGATTAAAACTGCACAATTACAAAACACTCTGCTTAGTTGGTTCAAAATCAAATTAGCAAACGCAGAAGAGGAACTTCACACTTCACAGATTTCTATTGCCACCACCACATCTATCATGAAACAGACATGGCTGATCAATGAATATCATCAACTAATAAATGGAAACATAAAACCGATAACTTCAAGGCCATCTAGATGTGAAGTTGCAAAACATCTAATCACAAATTCATCTAAATAAAGAGAACCACAAAAACACCAAACACATTAGCAACAGAACTAAACGAAAAATatcttcaataaaatattattagctCCAAAAAAAGGCACAACTCACTTTCAATAGAAGGAAAACGGATGCAGAAAAGCTCGTCCTTGAGTTCACCATCAGCAAAATCCCTAGCGTGCCAAACGCAAGATTTCTCGTTCCCAGCGTGCTCTTGCACACTCATAGTAGGCAAAACTGCAACAATCgagaacaaaaaaacaaaaatctcaaaatcaaaattctaaGACAAAAACAGACGCAAAAccgaagaagaaaagaaagcacaTACTGAGATGATTGGCGCAGATCTTGAGCGTCTTGGATTGCCTCATGAGAAGCCTAACCTTGCCCGTAGCCTTATGCTTCAGGAACTTCACGGTGCCCGCGCCTCGCTCCTTCCACTGGTTCCCATCCTTGTCGAACCGGTAAAGCTTCGATTTGCTGCGATCCGCGAGGAACAAGCATCAACCGCACCGATCAGTGGCAAAACAGTAAAATCGAGAagcaaaaaaggagaaaatagagAGAAGGAAAGAGAGTTACAGATCTAGGATTGCATCTTCGTCCTCCTCGCCGGTGGTGACAGCAACCTCCTCGAGCTTGACGATGGGAGCGACGTGTGCTCCGGTGTCCTCGTCGTCGCCGACGGCGGGTGCCTCCTCCTCTTCTCGGTGCTCGGGATCGGCGCTCGACATCTTGGGGaaggagagagggagagagagagagagagagagagataacgTGTGTAGTGCCGCTAGGGTTTGGAGAGTGTGAGGGGAGGGTTTGTGTGTGCTCTAGAGAATGTAGAATAGAGAGTGTGAGTGCGAGggttattttaaactttttcgAAAAGGTAATTTAGGTAATTTTGAGATTATATTTTTgcggtaaagaaaaaaaaatattattttttgtttagataTAATAACCAGGGATATACAagaatttgttatttattaactataactatatttgtttggatacatcttatccatttttctttttgactgCGGAtacatcttatcttatctacCGTTATTTCTTATACTAAGATTAATATATTggtattttcattttactttattataaattattttatatggttataaaaaatgattttatttgtcATAATTGATGATCATTGttgctttttaaaaatatttttgatattattttaggGTTGTTTCTGATTATTTACAACTAAAatctatttctatttatttttttaatcacgttatattatttatggaaaaaaaattaaattatacttttgcTCCCTTTTAATTCTTGATATATGATTTtagttcttttgtttttttatgggaTTTTGatcttcttaattttaaattttaatcaaattcttaattttatatatatttttttattctcatgcatcaattgaattttaaatctaacatattcatttaaaatgtgataaataatcaaaatataacaaataaagaaataaacatgtccaaaattcaatattaaacaaaattatgGATTTGATCTCTTGTTTTAGAAATAAACATAacctctattttttatattaaaatatgtttttattattcaatcaaataaatatttgattttcattaaagatatttttcaaTCGATCGTTTaggattactttttttaaaatatataaattattaaagtaaattttatcttttataataaagtcTTCTCCACACACATCATATATGATTAAGAATTAAACCTTaataatatacttaaaaaatttatttatatattaactaTATTGGATCTTATTGGTTGATCTAAGTATATGATAGAAATTATAGTATATTGTGTTTgtattttctttgattttcaatgaaaattagAGCAACACCATGCTTTGCAAagtagaggaagaaagaagatttaAAACAAGAACTCCATGCTgtggataaataaaatattgaaggaAAGGTTGTGTGCTCCTGTACTCTAGAGGGAATATACAATCAACACTTAACAAAATGGTAGTAGAGAAATAAAACATATGTctcaaaataatcaaattcatttgtcaaattaataataaataataattttaactcattttaataaaaaatattactataacATTCATCCAAGATCATAAATATTATGGTGGATATTGAAGTTCGAAGTAGACAAATAAGATTGAAAAACACATTATTGGTGTGCATCTTATTAAACGTTTCCtcaatgattaaatttttttaaaaaaaaatttatttttatacatatttaatatttgaaaaaaagtatatatttatttataaaaaataacacttGCTATTTACAATTACATTTTTCTAAGCACACcctcattcattttctttagtTTTCAGTTACCCATTTTTTCCTTGAATTAAACTAGTACACCCCTTCGACCCCTGTTATTCTCTTTCATAAACCCCAATTTTCTTCACTCACATGCAGCTGTGATgatataaaacaaaatgaaataataaggaAATGTCTTTCTATAATAATGTAAACCAAttccaaaattatatttctaaaaCTATGACACAtagttctaaaataaaattccatAATTGACATATGCTATTTCGAAAAAACATTtttgatagtaataaaacatatCTCAATGAACACACTTAACGAGTCGTTGTAACCATTGAtgtgcatacacttatttgaaTGTTGTAGATATGGAGTTGAGAGACACGCTAGAGACTTAGAGTAAAGAGACTGAAAATGTATATTACAAACTGGCAATGCACAATTGCACAAAACAATGTGAGAAACCATTGTTAAAATCTTTGTTTTGCTATTAAAGTGTACAATAGATGAAGTTGGTGATGACAAATACAGTGTCACATGAAGGAAAATATACAATACtacatataatattaatggaAAATGTAGTATTATGCAATGAATATGGGTTGAAGATGAGGTTTAAAAGTAAGGTTTAAAGAAcaataaagataagataaatacAAGATTTTAGATGAGTtcaaaattaagatttaaaaacaataaagatgggacgaaattattttttaaagactaTGAAACATGGGGTGTAAGATAAGGGTTTAAAAGGATAAAGATGGGTGAAAAAATATTAGGGGGCATGGGGTTTACTTAGCAAAACTTGGATGTGTAAATAGCAAGTACAGAAAAATTGTGTCTCTGTATCCTTTGGGTCCATTAGTATTGCTAATGAAGCTTTGacccaaaataaaaatgaggcAAAACCCCGAATAGTACTCGACCAGGTTGCCTCATAAGTCACGCACACAAAAAATCTCGACCTGGATGGTTGCCACAATCGAAAGCAGTAGCTTTTTCACTCATGAACTGCACACGACGAGTCACACAACTATGGTAAAGAAAACCATGCATGCCACGATGAAGAAATgggaaaatatattttgatgctTTAATTTGTTGTAAAAATTTGCTTTGGTTCCTTAACTTTAAAGTTTGAGCTAACTTCgtcttttttaaatagtgattatTTCCAGTGATATTAAATTTGctttgatattaaattttttaattcaatatttcTTATTGATACTTACTTTTTACATCATTTTTATCAtgtttacaattatttttttattcaaatattaattaagttttatagtttttatgtgagtaaattcaaattattttggtttaaaCATTAACTATTATGATaggatttaaattatttacttgTTCGCACTTTTATTATCACtattatttatagttgtttggATGTTATTTGTGTTATAAATCTTTTATATAACATTCTGGTAAGCGTTtggatatgttttttttttaagagaaaagagacaaactaaaaacaaaactagACTTTGAGATTAATAAGTTATTGGTTTGAGTTGAGCTCAATCTtcttaattaactaaaatttgaGGTTTAAGtcttaaatgacaaaaaataattaaaagaaaaaacaaaattcattaaaagtGATCAGTTAAGTTCATTGAGATTAGTCATCAACAAAACTAATGAATAGTTCATATcaatatcatgataaaaaaaacataaattttcacaAACGACATCCCAATTGCATCAGCATGTAAATGAGGCTTAAAATCTTCTGGCGGGTTTTGAAGCAAAAGCCACTTAATCCCAGAGTTTGCTCCCATTTTTGCCAAAACATCAGCACGTTTATTTCCTTCGTGCAACAAATGGTGCACCGAACAGGTCCAGTCTCTATCTAACATATCCTTGATCTTCTTCACTTCATTACTATACCAGTGAGGCTGTGATGAGGCATGATATCACTATGAATCAGCTGCATCACGGGCATAGAATTTTAGTGGTAAGTTTTGAAAATAACTTAATGTTGGTCGTTGGGCCCATAGAATTACTAATGTGTTGGAGTATTTTCTTCTTTCCCTAAAGCATCATGGTTGTTGCTCTGTGTAGGAGGTATTTGTTTGTGCATCCAACAATATTTCGATATTTTGAAAATACtgtgttcttcttcttccttttaactttttctttcgccttgttcattatttcattcattcattcattctgtGGTTGTTCAAAGattgagaagaaggaaaaaaatgaaaaaattctattaaaacaaatataatgaaaaactcaaattatttgatagtattgacaataaaaaaatcataaaagattTTCAAAGTATGAAAATGCATAGaaaataattgtaatttgtaGAAGTTCAAGTATTTTAGATTTCTTTTAtcatgatattatatattttgtagtgCCTTACGATATTTTACTTTTgtgaaaatattagaaattattttttgacccCATCAAGAAAAAATTATGGATAAGCCAGGGACTATATTGATTATAGTTGTATGTACTctcatattaatttttcttgcaATAATATACTCTTATTTTCACTTTTGGATTtgaacaatatatttaaaattatacattgatttctaattttttttattattataattatttcatgataaatttAGTGACATATTTAAATGAGGTGCAATAATAAACATGTATTAGAAGAGAGTAGTGAGAATGAAAATTTGGTAGAAGTAATAATAAGTTATGTGGATAATGAAATTAAGAATGACCGTCACGAAAACATTACATCCAGATGAGTATAGTTAGTATAAGAAAAACATGATTAGTTTTAGCGCATaagacaaacattaatttaattttgaaaacaaatgaaaaagtgtaAATGGGAGAAgtatatttgacattttttactctaaaaaataggaaaaatacaTATGGTACATACATCTTGAAAAACATTAAAGAGAGAAGATGACATATatgatgagagaaaagaaagtctaataatcaatagaaaaaagaagaaaaagaaaatctaacaaaatttcaagagtttagATGAGATTGTTTGATAAgtgttttatactaaaaaatatgataaaattcattaaaatcattcttaaagaaataatttatcgaaatttatatatttttaatataaaaaactttttataagttataaaaaatcctaattaatACCACCCGATTTTGTCatcttccttaaaaaaaattaaaaaaattaattgaatatcacagaacttatttatattatttaaaaatcctaattgaatattagaaaactttttttataaaagaaaaatcttttaaaatactttaaaattttaaaccaatACATCCCGTTAGAGTAATCATATTGGCACCCCTATATCTTACCATTGTAGGGTTTGGGGCTCTAGAACTTAACTATGATTAGAATACAAGCTTATGAGCATtcgaaatcatttttttaacctCACCGTAGGATTTCTGGTAACATACACCATACTCGCAGGAGGTGCTACACAGCACATATATGCcaatttcctttgttttcttttgatccttaatttcttatttttatttttggtgaaaaGAAGACTAATCAGCCATTACATATTAACATAACGTGGGCATGAACTTTTTGACCCTTAATATATGAACTATGAAGTAGCTACGACCCCGGAAAACAAGGGAACCCAATACACTCTGAATACCCCACTGCTCCATtctttagggtttttatgtatTTGTTAGTATATTACATTTATGTGCACTGCTTAGTATAAAGATGCTTATTATATACTTAAATGGATAAAAATTTGAACTTGTACGCTAAAACAAAGCACCGATTTTTAAATACAaagctaataaaataatagatacaTGTTCCCTGTGTAGTTCACTGCAGAGTGCAGAGGCCTAGGTTTGTCTTTGATTGCTTTTGAGTTCAGCTTCTTATCTTAATGGATTCGTGTCCTATCAGGATATGCCACAtaattcaacaatttttttaatagacaaGAGCCACTATATAATCATAATggaattcaatttaaaaaaattattttgtaaacaatttttttatacataattgtTAATCAATACTACCGTGTTGTACATGTAGCGGCGCATAAAAGTAAACTTCGAATCTtttttcaagtgattctttgcTACTCGGACTGCCTAGTTGCAGggtcaaattattttttcccctaaattatttattgtctTTGATCATCGTTATTTAAATTGGCGTAGCCCcaaaaaaggggaaaagaaggtgatatgtatattatttagtttatcaTGAATTTGGCTTCTCTGCCGTCCCTTATCAGTTTGTTCATGTGTTGCtccatcaaaataataatatataacaacagtgttaatatttaatggtgatatttaattttaaaaataataaaaactgtataattttaaagaaataacacATGAACAGCATAGAAAGtacaacaaataaatcaaatccgtttaattatatatgagaTGTAATTATGATAGATATACGTAAAAAAATGTGAAGATCTTGGTTTACACCATACGTTACAGGAGGGACACGCGCATtatcaaaacaaattttcaCGAATAACTATACCATTTTGCTAGCTAGCTAATTAAGACCAATCCACACACCATTAAGTCAATGATAAACTTTTACCTTAAGAAATGCAAAAGGCCGCTTCAATTGCCTTTACATGTAATGTCTTACTAGTGGAGAATATGGTCGTCTCATCTTACGTTTaattgttgtaaattttttggAACATTTTCCAACTATTTTCGAACATACActtagatttaatttttggcATGTATAATtaccaaagaaaaatgttaacgttccataatatatatatatatatactccatTTTAGGTGATTCGAcgaatataagagaaaaaaatagaaaatataaatataaaaattaatgtacaatcatattataattacaaattaCTAAAGTCTAAATTACTATTAGTCAAATTAGTAAAATTTGAGCAGTAAAATATGGTAGTAAAATTTGTAGAGGAAGAATAGTTAAATTTGTGATAGGATTGGAAATGAGTTGAGTCTAGTTGAACTAGTTcaattttaacttaataaaaaatcatttaactcGTTACATCtaaatttaatatgaatttttatttttaatttaaatttgacttAATTTAAACTCACAATTAACTCGGTTTAACTTGTTACTTtgacttaattttaaattataattattttacatattttatttttttattcatttattttatacaataaaattaatatgaaattaattatatcaatttaataatatatatatatatatatattttttttttttgagtttttgaaAAGGCGAAAGGTTAAAAATCTCATTACTGAAACTTATGTATCAGCACAAGGTGTACTTAAGTCCAAAAAATACATCAGTCTAATGAATGTACGGATAGTTTCGAAATTACATCTAGCTAATGATAATTTCATGTTTCATGCTAGACAACTATTATGTaccaatatgtatatatatcaaGTTGATTTATCAAtcgagtttatatatatatatatatataaagtttaattaatttatttaatgagtttaatttttaatttatatttagattattttggtttataaataaatacaatgaaTTAGTTGTCGAATCAAGTTTTAAATCATATTTGTATTGATTTGATTCATTGTTCATCTTATctattagtaatattttgtgAACAAAACTTATTTGAtcatattagtaatattttttcattaatatatcATTGGTTTAAATGAAATTGATCTTAAGTAATATCTTGAtagttcaataaataaataaaagtaattaaaagaaaatatttcattaaaaatgattaattaatttttttacgaaaattaatcatcaacatAACTTGATAGATattttaatcacaattttttttttcattttaactaatatcttattatattttgtgaTATTCTACTTAAAGTAGTTTGATAACAagcattttattcttttttaatccattaaatatttattaaatttacttttCCCCCTTTTTATGCAAGACGAAATTtccttatactttttttttttcatttttttatactttttatgttACAATGTTTTAACCGttacattattatataatttaaataatatattattatagcaTGACATTGATAATGTATTAGTATGACAATACTAATACACAATAGTATTTAAAAGTATACGATAGTATTATCATACTAATTAGCATATTGcatgaaaatatgaaatctttttttattcttatgaaAGTATGGAATCTacttaaatgtttattttttattctattttaaacttgattatgaatattttaatatacaatataaaatcaatagcagaattaatataaaaaaatttaaaaatataactaaataattaatctttaaataaaagcaaacacaaaatttcaaaattaattaaagtatctaaaatttataatgacccaaaatataactttttacccacaaaataagattaagtttcatataaaaatattatataaacatgtccatttttttgttattttatatttattttctactaTGAcacaattaaattcttaattaaaattaaatgatcaatttaattaaaattaaaactaaattaatttgacttatgtttaaaaataacatttaataaaaaataaaaaataataatttactaattttattttgaactataaattttttttaattatatttggttCAAGCAAAACGAACCCAAACCAACTTAACAATGACTTAACCATAACTACTAAAATgtagttaaattaaattgatcaaATTCGTGGGTCATTACTACCCACTTACActcctaaaataaatttaacaacttCGAACTCTTCAACTAATTTATCAACTGGCCATTCATTTTGTACATACAGTTTATCAGAACATTTTTCCAATAAGAATTCAACATTGTCCAAAATTAGCACTTCCACTGTACTCAACCACGTCAGGTTGTCTAAGAATATCACAGTTACCATTCCAAAAGGTTCCCAATTCTAAAATTTTGGGACATTTATGATGGATAAGCCTCGTGCAGCTGAAATGTAAGAAAACAGTCAAAACCTAAAGCTTAATAAAAACCCTAATCGTTACCTGTGCACTAATTTATTCCACAACCTTCTCAGTCATGTGACACACAATTTTCTTTTGCTCCACTCCCAAAACAAACCCACCTCCTCCTCCTCGGTAACCAAATCACTCTAACCTTAATTCAATCTTCAAAACAGTAATCACTCACACAGTTAAAAAGTAGATAAACAAACAAAGTAAATCTTACAAAATTTACACTACCAATTTAGCCCCTCCCACATAGGAATATATTCCTCTATTACTACGCTACCTTACacactcaatgtccttttaaaATAACAAGTACTACTTGCTTAAAACCAAGGCCACGTTTAATGATGCTTAGTTTATGCAAAGAAAAAGACATTGAAATTGTTTTGCTTACTCTACCCTTTTAAACATCAAAGTGCTCTTTCTGTTCCCAAGAAGGCAATCTTACTGTGTGTGCCATGCAACTCCATGGACACATTTGCACATAAACACACAGCTCTGAATCTCTTGCACTGTCCCAATTGGAGCCCTTACCACCAGGATTGAGATAGAGGGAACTTATCCACAATGCCTAATTTTGTCACATTGATGCAAGTACTGTTTTGCATTTCATATAGGACATTGACAAATTCATGCAGGTCTACGAAGGGAACTTTGTCTTTTTAGGCCTATCATTTGTGAGGACTGATATTTACACCAAAGTTGCTCTCACATAGTCAAAAGCCTCACAAATTTTCCCTCATCAATATACATCTCTTTATATTCTCActccataaatattttaatggcCCTCCCGTGAGCACTGAAAAGatgttttgtattaaaaatttagtttaacttatttattttaaaattaataatacatgCATTGTACATGAGAAAGATAATTATCTCCCTTCTCTGCTTAAACTCTCATTATCATTGATTAAGATAGGTTCAATTTTAAGTCATGTGAATATAGATACCGATAATTTAATGGATTgtcacataattaaaatttccaTTCAATCATAgattattatgtaattaaaaattattttttttacaaaaaaattaaagttattgaTTTGTAACTTATTGACAATTTGAtggtatatcaaaattaaacttaatagaTATTTGCATGcagttttatcaaataaattaaatcagtaTTATCATTTACAGGTTATATGGCTTACAGAATTCATCAGTGGCGTGAGAATTTTGGTCTGTTTGATAAGTCAGTCACTACAGCAGGTACAAGAACAAACATGAAAGCACCACTCCTCCCTAAATAGTAAGATACTGAAAGGGTAAGGGAGAGTGTCAGTGAGTGATAGgagaataatttgatttttgtaaacTGTCAACACTGTCCCAATTCTATACTACTTACTAACCGAATAATGGAGGTCAATTTGGTACATGTACACAACAACGAATACAGCCAAAACAACGAAATAAAAACTAGACTAActatttaaatgtaaaaaagagATACTGGGAGGGGAGGTTTTCAAAGTGCATTGAACTCAGAAAAGCTCAGCCACCGCACTACTACTACCACCTTTGAGCTAAACTCTGCTATTATTACCTGTAAGCATTCACGCGAATCATGGAAACCAACAATGGTGCATGCACCACAACAAGTGCCAGAACTTAGAGATTGCTATGCCACC
It includes:
- the LOC100781537 gene encoding ran-binding protein 1 homolog b, coding for MSSADPEHREEEEAPAVGDDEDTGAHVAPIVKLEEVAVTTGEEDEDAILDLKSKLYRFDKDGNQWKERGAGTVKFLKHKATGKVRLLMRQSKTLKICANHLILPTMSVQEHAGNEKSCVWHARDFADGELKDELFCIRFPSIENCKSFMETFQEVAESQKAEDEKESADAAGLIEKLSVEEKADAEKKDEEKSEDKTVEKESASGKESKAVEDKKAEEPASSA